The DNA segment TTACAGATAATGAAACGATGGTAAAAACGGAAGTTGGACAGCCAATCTCAAATTTTTACGGCTATAAGTTCGATGGAGTATACCTCAACCAGGCGCAAATTAACAACAGCGTTCATGAAGCCAGTACCGTTCCGGGTGATCCGATCATACGGGATGTGAATGGCGATGGTAAAATAACAACCGACGACAGAACAGTTATCGGTAATTACCAGCCTAAGTTCACCGCGGGTATCGTCAATACCTTTTCTTATAAAGGAATAGAGTTATCCTTCATGTTCCAGGGATCTTATGGCGGAGAGATTGTGAACCAGAATTATAGGTTCCTGGGGTACTGGAACAGCGGCAGAAACCTTTATGCAAAAGTAAACAATTATTATAGATCCGAGGCTGAACCTGGCGATGGCGTCAACCCAAGGCCAACTATGGTCCGCAAAGCCTTTCAATCTGCATTCTCTACTTTATGGGTGGAAGATGCTTCTTACCTGAGGCTAAAGAATATTAACGTTTCTTATGCCCTGCCGGAAAGGCTGTTAAAGGGTACCTCTCTAAAAACATTGCGTATTTACGCAAACGCAGACAATGTTTACTTATGGAGCAAGTACACGGGGTATGATCCGGAAAACACCACTTTCAGCGCCACCTCTTATTCTTCCAATGGTACGGCTGCCAATTCGGGTACAGTTTCCTCAGCAACCCCTCCGGGTGCACTGATCGGACTGGATTATGGTTCTTATCCGGTACCACGTGTGATTACAGTTGGCTTAAGGGCCAGTTTTTAATAAATGGTTTTATCAATTGAACATAAAATGAATGTCATGAATATCAAACATAAAATCCTGTTGATGGCCCTGGTGCTGCTATCTGCTTCGGGTTGTAAAAAGTCTTTTCTTGAATTGGCACCGGAATCCAATGCAAACGCCGAAACGTTCTACAAAACGAAAGCAGATATGGACCTTGCTGTAAATGCCGCCTATTCTACACTTTATAATGTCTATGATCCTGAAGGTCCGGTATCCTATACTGCAGAAATGATGGGTGACAACACCACACTGTACATCATTGCCGGAAATCAGACAGATAAATTTGCATTTAAAGATTACAACCTGCAAACCAACAATACGATGGTATACAGTTTCTGGAGGACCTATTATTCCTCTCTGTACAGCATCAACATTATTTTGAGTAAACTTGATGATTCGGAGCTGACGGCGACAGAAAAGGAAAGTGTAAAAGCGCAGATGTCTTTTCTGAGGGGATTGTATTACTTCAATATGGTGCGTTTATGGGGAGATGTTCCCATCGTAACGAAACCGCTTTCAGTAGAAGAAACCTATAAGGTAGTCCGTTCGCCCAAAGCAGACGTGTATAAGTTGATTTTGGACGATCTGACTTTCGCTGCAGAAAAATTACCGCCGACTGCAGTTGGAAGAGCTACACAAGGCGCAGCTTTAACCGCTAAAGGAGAAGTTTACCTCACTTTAAACGATAAGGCCAATGCAACAACGGCTTTAATGTCGGTATACACCAGCCAGAATTATAAGTTGCAGGGTACTTATGCCGCGGTATTTGGTCCGACAGTGAAAAATACTAAAGAATCCATCTTTGAAATTCAATATCTTGGCGGGGCAAGCAGCATATCGACTGGTACCTACAGCAAATATTACCGCAATTATTCTCCAAATGTAAATGTATTTGGGTTTAGTGGGATTGGTATGAACCAGGTGACCGACGATCTGTACAATGAATATGAAACGGGCGATCCAAGACGTGAGCTCAGTATAACCCTGGGTTTTCAGAACGGGGCGGTATTCCAGGAACAGAAATATCCGATCAAATGGATAGATCCAACTGCGGTTAAAACAGATAACAATGTGCTGGCCAACAACAATTTCATGGTTTATCGCTTTGCAGATGTCTTGCTGATGCTTTCGGAAGCGACTGACGATCCGAAATACCTCAATGAAGTCAGGACAAGGGTAAACTTGCCTTTATTTGGAACGCCGGGTTATCCTTCTGCAAAATACCCTACACTGGCCCTCGCCATTGAACATGAAAGAAGGGTAGAGCTGGCCATTGAGTTTCACCGCTGGTTTGACCTGAAAAGAACGGGTCGTGCGGTCGCTGTTTTAAGTGCAAAAGGAAAGCCGGTTACTGAGAAAAAGCTTTTATTGCCGATTCCGGAGACCGTTAGGTTGCAAAATGGAATTATTACACAGAACGACGGCTACAACTAAACATCAATAAATCATGAAGTCATCTTCCATTAAATTTTTAATTGCTGCTTTTATACTGCCCTGCAGTTTTGTAAATGCACAGGATACACTCAGATATACCGGAAAAACGATTGTTAATGTTGATTATCACCATGGTCAGCTTCCTCCGGCAGTTGGAGTCCATAATATACAGGTGTTCCGGGCCGACCGCTCCAATCCGGACAAGGCCACTGGGTTAAACTGGACTTACAGTCACCAGCCCATGCTGGCTTACTGGAACAATAAATTTTATCTGCAATACCTGAGTAATCCGGTTGGGGAGCATATCCCCCCCGGACAAACACTCCTGACCACTTCTTTGGATGGAAAAACCTGGGAAACACCCAGGGTAATTTTTCCACCCTATAAAATAGCCGATGGTACCAGGAAAGCGGGGATTGATCAGGTGGCAAAAAACCTTACTTCGGTGATGCACCAGCGGATGAGCTTTTTCTTATCCGGAAAAAAGCGTTTGCTGGCACTGGCTTACTATGGGATTTCTTTTAACCCTAAAGATAGCCCGAATGATGGAAACGGGATAGGCCGTGTAGTGCGGGAAATTTTACCGGATGGGAAATTCGGTCCGATTTACTTTATCAACTATAACCACCTGTACAGTGAAAAAAACACAAACTATCCCAATTATAAACGTAGTAAGGATAAGGGCTTTGTTGCAGCCTGCAACGAGCTGCTGGGCAATGCTTTGATGGTGCAGCAATGGGCCGAAGAATCTGATGACAATGATCCGCTGATTAAATTAAAGGGTGATTATAAGGCTTTTAGTTATTACCACCTGCCCGACAACAGGGTTGTTGGGCTTTGGAAAAATGGCTTGACCAGTATCAGCAAGGATGAAGGCAAAACCTGGGAATATAAACCTTTGAGGGCGCCTAAAGTGGTAAACAGTAATGCCAAGATCTGGGGGCAGCGTACCTCAGACGGAAAGTTTGTTACCGTATATAATCCATCAGAATTCAGGTGGCCGCTTGCCCTTTCTGTGAGTAATGAAGGGTTGAATTATGATGATTTACTGCTGGTGCATGGAGACATTACCGCCATGCGTTATGGCGGTTCATATAAGTCCTACGGCCCCCAGTATGTAAGGGGAATTGAGGAAGGTAACGGCGTGCCGCCGGATAAAAAATTATGGGTTACCTATAGCGTTAATAAGGAAGATATCTGGGTATCTTCCATTCCCGTGCCAGTAAAAGCAAAGGCCGATCAGCAGGCAAATGAAGTGTTCAATACCATGCCGGATGCTGAAGAACTTGTAAACTGGAATACCTATAGCCCCCTAAGAGCACCTGTAAAAATAGTTAAAATGCCCGACGGGAATAAAGGACTTTCTTTGGCTGATTTTGACCCTTTTGACTATGCCAAGGCAGAAAGAGTTATTCCTGCGTCCAAAAAACTGATTGCTGCCTTTTCAGTTATTCCGCAGCAAAATGACAATGGGCTGCTGAATATAGAATTTCAGGATGCCAGGGGAGCTGCTGGTATCAGGCTTTCTTTTGATGATAAGAAGGTCTTAAAGCTAAAGGCGGGTTATAGAGATAAGCACCTGATGAATTATGTGGCCGGACAGCGTTATGATATTGAGGTGAAACTGGATGTGGATACCAGATTGTATACCGTAACCGTAAACGGGCAGCAAATGGGAAACAGCTTTTTGTTTGCACCATTGGAAAGTGTTTCCCGCATTGTTTTTAAAACTGGTGACGTGGTACGTTTTCCAGATGCGGATACGCCTACCGATCAGAATTATGATCTTCCGGATGCCGATGGCAAAACTAAACCTGCTGGTTTTTATATTCCATCCCTTCAAACAAAAACTTTTTAACTATGTGCACCAGATGCTTTTAACATTGAAATACGTACACCTATCGGTTCTCCTGTCAAAATGTTTTTTAAAACAAACACCTGATTTTAGAAAAGTAAACGATTACATTTAGCATGTCTATAAAAAATATATTATGTCAAGTCTAAAAAATGTAGCCGATCTGGCAGGTGTTTCTGTGGCCACTGTATCCAGGGTTTTAAATTCAGATGAAGTGGTTAAGTATGAGACTAAGGTGAAGGTGATGAATGCGATAAAAACACTGAAATATTCGCCCAATCGGGTTGCCCAGCGTTTGCGTACCACCAGGAAAAGCAGCAGGTTAATTGGTTTGCTAATCCCTGATATCCAAAACCCTTTTTATGTAGATGTGATCAGGGGGATAGAGGTTTTTGCTTATGCAAATAATGCCGCTGTGGTGATTGGTAACTTCTCTCAGGATGAAAAAAAGGAAAAGCTCTACCTGGATATCCTAAAATCAGAATCGGTAGATGGTTTTATTGTAGCGCCTTCAAATGAAAAGGACATTTACATTAAAGAGCTGGTGAAAGATGGGTTCCCTGTTGTTTGCATTGACCGTGGGCTTAGCGATATTGAAGTTGACCTGGTGAAAGTGGATAACCAAAAGGGCGCCTTTAATGCCATTGAACATTTAATTAAATTACAACATACACGGATCGGGCACATTACGGGAAATCAGCTGATACCGACAACAATGGAGCGTTTGGCAGGTTATGAACAGGCATTGAAGCAATACAACATTGCTATAGATCCTGAAATTATTGTAAGCAGGGAATCAGATTATGAAAGTGGTGCTGAGCTGGCCGCTTATCTGCTGGACCTGGAAAATCCCCCGACCGCTATTTTTACAGGGAATAACCTGCTCACACTGGGCGCTTTGGAAACCATTAATAAAAGAGGTTTAAAAATTCCGGAGGATATAGCCATCATCGGATTTGATGATGTTTATTGGGCAAATTCTTTAAATCCGCCCCTCACGGCGGTCAGACAGCCGGGTTTTGAGATCGGCAAACGTGCAATGGAATTGCTGATCCAGAGGATTCTCTCGCCGGAGCGCGAAGTGGCCAGTATCATTTATAAAACGGAACTCATGATCAGGAAATCCTGTGGAAGTAAAGAAAAACGACTGTAATATCAATAAGCAAAAATATAATATGCATCATACATCAGTAATAACATTGTTAAATCCTAACAGACTGGTTTTTGGAACAAATTGTTTTGATCAGTTTATACAAGACTATCTGGAACTGGGCCTGAAAAGGCTATTTGTTTTAAGTTTCACTGGTCTGGAAGGGCAGCTGGCAAAGAAAATGGAAAAACTGGATGCTGCCGGAATAGTGATTAAACAAAATACTTCCATTGCCAAAGAGCCTTCTTTTGAGGATTTTGAGGAAATTCTGGAAGAAGCAAGGGCTTTTAAAGCGGACAGTGTAGTGGGAATAGGCGGGGGAAGCATATTGGATGTAGCTAAACTGGTAGCTGCACAACTGTTAAACACACAAAGTACCACAACTGTTATAGGAAAAGGAAATCTGGCAGAAAGAGCAACCTATTTAGCCTGCATCCCTACCACATCGGGTACAGGAAGTGAGGTTTCGCCCAATGCCATCTTTGTAGATGCAAATGGAAATAAAGTTGGTGTAATCAGTCCTTTCTTAGTCCCTGACGCAGCTTATATTGATCCGGTACTAACTGTTTCTGTTCCGAAAGCGATTACGGCCGCAACCGGAATTGATGCCCTGACACATTGCCTGGAAGCTTATGCCAATAAATTTTCGCATCCGGTAACCGATTTGATTGCCCTGGAAGGGATAAGCTTAGTGGCTAAATACCTGAAAAGGGCATGTGATGACGGGACAGATCTTGAGGCAAGGTCGCAGGTTGCCCTGGGCAGCATGTACGGTGGAATGTGTCTGGGCCCGGTTAATACCGCTGCTGTTCATGCACTTGCTTATCCGCTCGGGGTGAAATTCCATATCAATCACGGCTTATCTATAGCGCTTTTACTCCCGGCAGTTATGGAGTTTACCCTTTCCGCTGCACCGGAACGCTATTCGGCGATCGCTATAGCACTCGGTGCTGAACCTAAAAGTACAGCCCTGGAAACGGCAAGAGCTGGGGTAGAGTTACTGAAAAGACTGATCCGGGACTGCGGTTTACCAGCTTCACTTGCTGAGGTAAATGTGCCGTTCAGCGCCATTGAGGCCATGGCTATAGATGCCGTTAAAATAGAGCGGCTACTGAAAAATAATTTAAGAGAAGTGGCATTGGAAGATGCAAAAGAAATTTACAAATCGGCATTTTAAATGATGATGGAGAAAAAATTTAATGGAGTAGTGGTGCCTATGATCAGCCCATTTACACCAGCGTTTAAAGTTGATGTAGCAGCTGCAGCCAGGATAACCGAACATTTATCCAGCTATGGGGCACACCCGTTTTTATTGGGTACAACCGGAGAATCGGTTTCTATAGCGAAAGAGGAAAGGGCCAGGTTAGTTTCGGCTGTAGTGAAGGCTAACGCAGGAGCAAAAACAGTTTATGCAGGTATTTCGGGAAATTGCTTTTCGGAGGTAGTTGCCGAAGCAAAGCTGTTTACCGACCTTGGGGTGGATGCCCTGGTATCTACCATGCCCTCCTATTATCCGGTAGAGCCTGACCAGCAGTTGAGGTATTTTGAACAGCTGGCCGATGAGGTACCCCTGCCTTTGATCATTTATAACATTCCGGCCACTACACATCTGAGTATTCCGCTTGATGTGGTAGAACAATTGAGCCATCACCAAAACATATTGGGATTTAAAGATTCAGAAAAGGGCGAGGAACGTATGATTGATGCCATTTCCAGATGGAAAGACCGTCCTGATTTTGCTTACTTGCTAGGCTGGGCATTAAAATCGCAGCAAGCCCTGTTTTTAGGTGCTGATGGCATTGTGCCCAGTACTGGAAACCTGGCCCCCGGACTTTATCAATCTATTTTTGATGCGGCTGTAGCTGGGAATAAAGTACTGGCAACTGCTGCGCAGGTCAAAGCAGATTACCTGTCAGAAATTTATCAGAAAGACCGCGTATTAAGCAAGGCGCTCCCGGTACTCAAAATCATGATGTCTGCTTATTCACTTTGTGGAACAGCAATGTTGCCGCCTTTATATCAGTTGCCGGCCGAAGAAGAAAAGTCAATTGTAACCAGGATGAGGGCGGAGTTTGATCACTTAATTAATGTAAACACTAGTAATGAAAACGAATAATAAAAAACCTATTTTAGGTATAACGATGGGAGATCCCGCAAGTATTGGCCCTGAAGTAGCTGTAAAAGCGCTGGCTAATGCTGGTATATATGAAATCTGTAAGCCACTATTGGTGGGTGATGCAGAGATCTGTAAGGACGCGATCAGATTTTGCGGACTGGATCTGGTTGTCAACGCTGTAAAGGATGTTAAAGATGCAAAATTTGAGTTTGGCAGTATTGATGTATATGATCTTGAATATGCAAGTGCCGATATTGTGACCGGACAAAATTCTGTTGCAGCAGGTGCTGCCGCTTTCAATACAGTAGTTAAAGTGATTGATCTGGCGATGAAGGGTTTGGTAGATGCTACGGTAACCGGACCGATCAATAAAGAATCTATTCATCTGGCAGGGCATAAATTTTCAGGGCATACCGAGATTTATGCACATTATACAGATACGAAGAAATACGGGATGTTGCTGGTGGAAGATGACCTGAGGGTAATCCATGTGTCTACACACGTTTCCTTAAGACAGGCATGCGACCTGGTAAAAAAACAAAGAATACTGGATACCATTGAACTGATTGTTTCTGCCTGTCGGCAATTGGGCATCAGCAATCCTAAAATTGGGGTTGCCGGATTAAACCCGCATGCCAGCGATGGCGGCCTGTTTGGCGAGGAAGAACAGCTGGAAATCATTCCGGCTATTGAGGAGGCAAGACGCAGAGGATATACGGTAGAAGGCCCGGTGCCCGCCGATACGCTATTTCCTAAAGCCATAGGTGGCGTATATGATGGGATTGTAGCGATGTACCATGATCAGGGCCATATCCCTTTTAAAGTGGTTGGGTTTAACTGGGATAAGTCCGCCAGGCAAATGAAAAGTGTTAGGGGAGTAAACATTACCTTAGGGCTGCCTATCATAAGAACTTCAGTAGATCATGGTACAGCAATGGAAATTGCCGGAAGGGGAATAGCCAGCGCCGACGCGATGAATTTAGCAATCGAGTATGCCGTTAACATGGTGCGTACCAAATAAAAAGAAAGTATATGATAGCAGTTATTGCGGATGATTTTACAGGAGCGGCAGAAATTGGGGGAATTGCTTTAAGACAGGGTTGGAATGCTATTATAGATACACGCGTACAAAAAGGCACGGAAACAGATATCCTGATCATTGCAACAAATACCAGGTCAAAACCTCCGCAGGAAGCAAGAAAAACCATTCGTGAGCTTACTTTACAGCTCCTCAGTCTTAGTCCGGAAATCATTTATAAAAAAATAGACTCCGTATTGAGGGGCAATGTAGGGGAAGAGCTTTTAGAGCAGATGGCTGTTTCCCAGAAAAGAAGGGCTTTATTGATTCCGGCCAATCCATCTTTAAAACGTGTTATTAAAGATGGAATATACTATTATGAAGGGCTGCCTTTAAAAGACTCAACCTTTGCCCGCAATGTGAAACACCAGATTGGCTCTTCCAGGGTGATAGATCTGATGGGTGATGGGGCTGGTAAGGATACTGTTGTCATTTCAAGAGCTGAACTTATGCCAGACAAGGGCTTGATTATTGGCAATACTACTGATGAGGCCGACCTGGACCATTGGGCGGGCCGGGTTGATGAGGAAACCATAATGGCAGGCGGATCCAGTTTTTTCAATGCGCTACTGAGAAAAATTAAAGTACATCCGTATACCGACCCTGCCGGTTTTGCATTTGGAAAGAAGGTAATTTATGTATGTGGAAGTGCTTTTCCATTGAGCAGAAGTGTAGTAGAGGATGCCCGTCAGGCAGGGCAATATGTTTCATACATGCCCTCAAGGATGTTTTGCAAGCCAGCAGAAAAATCGGCATACATGGCGCATTGGGAAAGAGAAATTCTAAAAGGGGTTCAGCAGTCGGGAACAGTGATAGTAGCCATTAATGTTATTGAAGAACCCAGGGTAGAAAATCTTTCGTCCGAGCTGGGAAAAACAATTGCAACAGTAATAGCCAATGTCATGCAAGGTGTTCAGCTGGAGGAACTGGTGATAGAAGGAGGGGCAACAGCATCTGCCATCATAGAGAAACTGGAATACAGAAAATTTCATCCTACACAAGAACTGGCTCCTGGTGTGATCAGAATGAAGGTTGAAGAAAATAAAAGTTTACACCTAACAATGAAACCTGGCAGCTACACCTGGCCATCTTCCATATGGAAGTATTCACATAAACCCTAATCAATAAAACCTTATAACCAAAACCAAGTATGAACTCATCACTGCATGTATTAGATTACATCATTATTATAGTATTTTTGATAGGAACGCTCGTGTTCGGACTGGTATTTGCCAGGGGACAGAAAACGACAAAAAATTATTTCCTTGCGAAAGGCAAGATCCCTTCCTGGGCAATAGGGATCTCGCTGCTCGCCACATTGATCAGCAGTGTAACATTCCTGGCTTACCCGGGTACGGGATATTCTTCTAACTGGATCTTACTGGTTCAGGGCTTAATGGTACCTGTAGTGCTGCTTGGCGTAATCTGGTTTATTGTTCCCTTATACCGGAAAGTGATCAATTTGAGTACTTACGAATATTTTGAGCAGAGATTTGGTTCTTTTGCCCGATATTACAGTTCACTGGCCTTTGTGCTGAGGCAGTTTTCTGGTATGGGCACAGTTTTTTTTCTGCTTGCGGTGGCCTTAGGTAGTATGATCCATGTCAATACCGCTATAATTATTCTGGTTGTGGGGGCTATAATTATCATTGTCAATTTACTGGGAGGAATTGAGGCAGTAATCTGGCTGGATGTATTTCAGGGCTTTATGCTTTTTGCCAGCGGGATCATTTGCATCAGTATATTGCTCTTTTCTGTAGACGGAGGTCCGGCTGAAGTCTGGAAAATTGCTTCTGCTAACGGCAGAACAGGTTTTGGACCTTATGAATGGGACCTTACCAAATTGACTTTTCTGGTGATGGCTATAAACGGGGCTTTTTATGCGGTACAGAAGTACGCAACAGATCAGACGGTGGTGCAGCGTTACCTGACTGCAAAAACTGACCGGTCGGCCATCCGCGCATCACTGCTGGGTATCTTGTTAACCGTTCCGGTATGGATCTTGTTTATGTTTATAGGAACTGCATTGTTTGTGTTTTATAAGCAAAACCCAATTCCGGCAGATATAAGACCTGATGCTGTTTTCCCTTATTTTATTATGACCAAACTGCCAACAGGTGTCATAGGGTTAATTCTTTCCGCAATGATTTCTGCAGCCATCTGTAGTTTAAGCGCCGATCTGAATTCTCTTGCTGCAGTGGGGGTAGAAGACTATTATAAGAAATTAAGGCCCGGCAAAACAGATAAGGCTTATTTAAAGGCATCGAAATATATTGTTGCCTTATCTGGGCTGATCTCTATAGGAATAGCCATGTTGTATCTGAATGCCGGAAATGAAGGGGTGCTGGGGATCGTATTTACGCTGTACGCCATATTTTCAGGCGGCATTGTAGGTATGTTTTTACTGGGTTTATTTAGTGCCAGGGCCAATAATCAAGGAATTACCATTGCCATTGTAGTCTGCATTCTTTTTACGGCATATGCATTTTTAACTTCTACAGAAATCGGAATTGGGGCAAATAAATCGCTGTTGTTAGATTTTGGTAAGTATAACTTTACACACCATAAGCTGATGCTGGGTGTATACAGCCATCTCATCGTTATTGTTGTGGGTTATGTGGCCAGCTTATTTTTTCCAAAACCGGTTCTGGATACCAATTTGCTTTATAGTGGCTGGCTGGCGGTTAGACGGGAAGAAAGGGCAAGGGCAGACAAATAGCTAATTGTTGTTGATCACTTCGGCAACTTCTTCTGCCGAGATATCGCTGTGTGAAGCATCTAATATGCAGTCGCCGTTTTTCACCACCAGGATTTGCGGCGACTCATGCTGCACCTGGAAGGTATCAGCTATTTGTGCAGAAATAGCCCGGTAGCTGATGAGGTCTAAAAAATAAAGCCTGGTATTTTCGGGGATAACAGACCAGTCCATTTCAAAGCGTCTTTTAGCCATTGAGCTTACGGAGCAACGCGTACTGTGCTTAAAAATTAAGCTGTATCCTTCTTGTTGCTGTATTTCGCTAACTTGTTCCGGATTAGTAATATTTTTCCACTGCATCTTTATCCTGATTTTAGTAATTACCGGTTTTATCCCCTTCTTCTTTTGCCTTCCGGATACGAACTGTAAGCCGGGCAAATTTTGTTAGAACAGGCTTCCAAAATGGTTATTGCAAAAAACACGCCAAGCAATAGTATTGCAACTTTTTTCATTTGTTTATAATTGAATATGACTACTAATCTACAGTTTTTAATAAAAGAATCAAAGTTTGTTATACTGTAGCTAAAAGTTCTGCCATTTTTAATGCTGTAATGGCCGCTTCATCACCTTTATTTCCGTGTTTACCACCGGCCCTGTCTATCGCTTGCTGCTGGTCGTTGGTGGTCAGTACACCAAATATCACTGGCTTGCTGTGCTTAATACCAACATCGGTAATGCCATTGGCTACCGCATCACATATGAAATCGAAATGTTTGGTCTCACCTTGTATAACACATCCAAGACAGATTACTGCATCAAGATCTTTGTGTTTTTGTAAAAGAATTTCTGCAGCAGCAGTTAATTCAAAACTGCCGGGTACAGGTACAGAAATGATGTTTTCTGCAGGTACCCCATGTTTAAGCAGGGTTTCCAGCGCACCCTTATAAAGGCTGCCGGTAATCTCAGCATTCCATTCTGCTACGGCAATAGCAAATTTAAAAGTACTGCCATCAGGTACTGTAGTATGAGAAAAATCGGATAGGTTTTTTAATTGTGTTGCCATGCCGCAAACTTAGGGAAAAATCAGTTAAACTACACTTTTGTTTGGA comes from the Pedobacter heparinus DSM 2366 genome and includes:
- a CDS encoding sodium:solute symporter, which gives rise to MNSSLHVLDYIIIIVFLIGTLVFGLVFARGQKTTKNYFLAKGKIPSWAIGISLLATLISSVTFLAYPGTGYSSNWILLVQGLMVPVVLLGVIWFIVPLYRKVINLSTYEYFEQRFGSFARYYSSLAFVLRQFSGMGTVFFLLAVALGSMIHVNTAIIILVVGAIIIIVNLLGGIEAVIWLDVFQGFMLFASGIICISILLFSVDGGPAEVWKIASANGRTGFGPYEWDLTKLTFLVMAINGAFYAVQKYATDQTVVQRYLTAKTDRSAIRASLLGILLTVPVWILFMFIGTALFVFYKQNPIPADIRPDAVFPYFIMTKLPTGVIGLILSAMISAAICSLSADLNSLAAVGVEDYYKKLRPGKTDKAYLKASKYIVALSGLISIGIAMLYLNAGNEGVLGIVFTLYAIFSGGIVGMFLLGLFSARANNQGITIAIVVCILFTAYAFLTSTEIGIGANKSLLLDFGKYNFTHHKLMLGVYSHLIVIVVGYVASLFFPKPVLDTNLLYSGWLAVRREERARADK
- the ribH gene encoding 6,7-dimethyl-8-ribityllumazine synthase, with amino-acid sequence MATQLKNLSDFSHTTVPDGSTFKFAIAVAEWNAEITGSLYKGALETLLKHGVPAENIISVPVPGSFELTAAAEILLQKHKDLDAVICLGCVIQGETKHFDFICDAVANGITDVGIKHSKPVIFGVLTTNDQQQAIDRAGGKHGNKGDEAAITALKMAELLATV
- the ytxJ gene encoding bacillithiol system redox-active protein YtxJ encodes the protein MQWKNITNPEQVSEIQQQEGYSLIFKHSTRCSVSSMAKRRFEMDWSVIPENTRLYFLDLISYRAISAQIADTFQVQHESPQILVVKNGDCILDASHSDISAEEVAEVINNN